A single Vicinamibacterales bacterium DNA region contains:
- a CDS encoding YceI family protein produces the protein MSTAAATTPVTSTWKIDPAHSHVEFAVKHLMISTVRGRFAGVEGTVRLDDSTPAAAGVDVTIDVASIDTREPRRDEHLRSSDFFDAERFPRITFSAQRIADRHAETFKLPGDLTIHGVTRPIVLDVVGAGSVKDPWGGERRGFSATAAVRRSDFGLTWNQALEAGGVLVGDEVKILLELELLRG, from the coding sequence ATGAGCACCGCCGCCGCCACCACTCCCGTCACGTCCACCTGGAAGATCGACCCGGCGCACAGCCACGTCGAGTTCGCCGTCAAACACCTCATGATTTCGACGGTGCGCGGCCGCTTCGCCGGAGTCGAGGGCACCGTGCGTCTCGACGACAGCACCCCGGCCGCGGCCGGCGTCGACGTCACGATCGACGTCGCCTCGATCGACACCCGCGAGCCGAGGCGCGACGAGCACCTGCGCTCGTCCGACTTCTTCGACGCCGAGCGCTTTCCGCGCATCACCTTCAGCGCGCAGCGCATCGCCGATCGCCACGCCGAGACGTTCAAGTTGCCGGGCGACCTGACGATCCACGGCGTCACCAGGCCGATCGTACTCGACGTGGTCGGGGCCGGAAGCGTCAAGGATCCGTGGGGCGGCGAGCGCCGCGGGTTCAGCGCCACCGCAGCCGTCCGGCGCAGCGACTTCGGGTTGACCTGGAACCAGGCGCTCGAGGCCGGCGGCGTCCTGGTCGGCGACGAGGTGAAGATCCTGCTGGAATTGGAGCTGCTGCGCGGCTGA
- a CDS encoding DUF305 domain-containing protein, translated as MSGMIPHHAQAVIMAGWCDSHGARKDVATLCGRIVVAQRDEIKLMQQWLSDRGQAVPDGTSTKHHMKMPNGMEHDMLMPGMLTDEQMAALDRARGPEFDRLFLEGMIGHHQGAIDMVDVLFKGYGAAQDETVFKFANDVQADQAVEISVMKDMLQRE; from the coding sequence ATGTCAGGCATGATTCCGCATCATGCCCAGGCGGTGATCATGGCCGGTTGGTGCGATTCTCACGGCGCGCGCAAGGATGTCGCGACGCTCTGCGGCCGGATCGTCGTGGCGCAGCGCGATGAGATCAAGCTGATGCAGCAGTGGCTGTCCGATCGCGGCCAGGCGGTGCCCGACGGCACGTCGACGAAGCATCACATGAAAATGCCCAATGGCATGGAGCACGACATGCTCATGCCCGGCATGCTGACCGACGAACAGATGGCGGCGCTCGATCGCGCGCGCGGCCCCGAGTTCGATCGGCTCTTCCTCGAAGGCATGATCGGCCACCATCAGGGCGCCATCGACATGGTCGACGTGCTCTTCAAGGGCTACGGCGCGGCGCAGGACGAGACCGTCTTCAAATTCGCCAACGACGTCCAGGCCGATCAGGCCGTCGAGATCAGCGTCATGAAAGACATGCTCCAGCGCGAGTAG
- a CDS encoding SMP-30/gluconolactonase/LRE family protein, giving the protein MRAELVVDARCELGEGPVWDPGARCLWWTDIDGRAIWRFDPLSEGTERFTPPDRVGFIAVATGGRLLLGGAKALYMAVPGLGGALAATKLVDVEADLATTRANDGRADRVGNVVFGTLDEQKPRQTIASFYQYSSAHGLRRLDDLPHCAVSNSLAFSPDGRALYFTDTPTGVIRCGDYDADSARVTNIRAFATLGPGEGHPDGAIVDADGCLWSSAWGGAVVRRFTPDGRVDRVLEIPTKNPTCPAFGGAQLATIFVTSSRQQHTAEELSGAPQAGGVFALRMPGIAGIADTAFIQRSS; this is encoded by the coding sequence ATGCGAGCAGAGCTGGTGGTGGACGCGCGATGCGAGCTCGGTGAAGGTCCGGTGTGGGATCCGGGAGCCCGGTGCCTGTGGTGGACCGACATCGACGGCCGCGCCATCTGGCGCTTCGATCCTTTGTCGGAAGGGACCGAGCGGTTCACGCCCCCGGATCGCGTCGGTTTCATCGCGGTTGCGACGGGCGGGCGGCTGTTGCTCGGCGGCGCGAAGGCGCTCTACATGGCCGTCCCAGGCTTGGGCGGCGCACTGGCCGCGACGAAGCTCGTCGACGTCGAAGCCGATCTCGCGACCACGCGTGCCAACGACGGACGCGCCGATCGTGTCGGCAACGTCGTGTTCGGCACGTTGGACGAACAGAAGCCGCGCCAGACGATCGCGAGCTTCTATCAGTATTCGTCGGCGCACGGCCTGCGCCGCCTCGACGATCTTCCGCACTGCGCCGTCTCGAACAGCCTGGCCTTCAGCCCCGACGGCCGCGCACTCTACTTCACAGACACGCCGACTGGCGTGATCCGCTGCGGCGACTACGACGCCGACAGCGCGCGGGTGACCAACATCCGCGCGTTCGCGACGCTCGGTCCTGGCGAAGGACATCCCGACGGCGCCATCGTCGATGCCGACGGCTGCCTGTGGAGCTCCGCGTGGGGCGGCGCCGTCGTCCGGCGGTTCACGCCCGACGGGCGCGTTGATCGCGTGCTCGAGATTCCGACGAAGAACCCGACGTGCCCGGCGTTTGGCGGGGCTCAGCTCGCGACGATCTTCGTGACGTCATCGCGGCAGCAGCACACGGCGGAAGAGCTATCCGGCGCCCCGCAGGCCGGCGGCGTATTCGCGTTGCGGATGCCCGGCATCGCCGGCATTGCGGACACCGCATTCATCCAGCGTTCATCTTAG
- a CDS encoding TolC family protein: MVAATLVAGLLAQQAQPLQQSSNPFFGSVPKGTVTAEALNLSAADAVQRALQANLGLLLQEETEAGAHGARWRALADLLPNVAASMRGSRQVINLEAYGFPAADPIVGPFNVFDARIAVSQPVIDLSALNEKRAADARQQAAKYGVRSARDLVVLVAVNLYLETVSAASRVESVHAQQQTSETLLTQAQDLKSAGLVAGIDVLRAQVQTQTQRQRAIAAENEYEKLKLQLKRAVGIPVGQTITLTDAMPYAPLPPPALEAAVQSALDQRPDYLAAKSQLEAAQATRQAARMALLPSLRLDGDWGAIGQTVAAAANTYSIAATVRVPIFDSGRITARRIESDSALRQREAELADMHGRIEYEVRSALLDLTAADQQVQAARTNTDLAGQQLQQARDRFGAGVADNLELTQAQEAVAAASDAYISALYAHNVAKASLAEALGIGEAAVTQYLGGPVLRSPREGGRQ; this comes from the coding sequence ATGGTGGCTGCCACGCTCGTGGCAGGCCTTCTCGCGCAGCAGGCGCAGCCGCTGCAGCAATCGTCGAACCCGTTTTTCGGGAGCGTGCCCAAAGGTACGGTGACGGCCGAGGCCCTCAACCTGTCGGCGGCCGATGCGGTGCAGCGCGCGCTGCAGGCGAACCTCGGCCTGCTGCTGCAGGAAGAAACTGAGGCCGGCGCGCATGGGGCGCGCTGGCGGGCGCTGGCCGATCTGCTGCCCAACGTCGCCGCTTCGATGCGCGGGAGCCGGCAGGTGATCAACCTCGAGGCCTACGGGTTCCCCGCGGCCGACCCGATCGTCGGCCCTTTCAACGTCTTCGACGCGCGCATCGCGGTGTCGCAGCCGGTCATCGACCTGTCGGCGCTCAACGAGAAGCGCGCTGCCGACGCACGGCAGCAGGCCGCCAAGTACGGCGTGCGCTCGGCGCGCGATCTGGTCGTGCTCGTCGCGGTCAACCTGTATCTCGAGACGGTCTCGGCGGCCAGCCGCGTCGAGTCGGTGCACGCCCAGCAGCAGACGTCGGAGACGCTGCTGACGCAGGCGCAGGATCTGAAGAGCGCCGGTCTGGTCGCCGGCATCGACGTGCTGCGGGCGCAGGTGCAGACCCAGACGCAGCGGCAGCGCGCCATCGCGGCCGAGAACGAATACGAGAAGCTGAAGCTGCAGCTGAAGCGCGCGGTCGGCATTCCGGTCGGCCAGACGATTACGCTGACCGATGCGATGCCCTACGCGCCGCTGCCGCCGCCGGCGCTCGAGGCGGCCGTGCAGAGCGCCCTGGATCAGCGTCCCGACTACCTCGCGGCGAAGAGCCAGCTCGAGGCGGCACAGGCAACGCGCCAGGCGGCGCGCATGGCGCTGCTCCCCTCGCTCCGGCTCGACGGCGACTGGGGGGCCATCGGTCAGACCGTGGCCGCCGCCGCCAATACCTACTCGATCGCGGCCACCGTGCGCGTGCCAATCTTCGACTCCGGGCGGATCACCGCCCGCCGGATCGAATCGGACTCGGCGCTGCGACAGCGTGAAGCGGAGCTCGCCGACATGCACGGCCGCATCGAGTACGAGGTGCGCAGCGCGCTGCTCGACTTGACCGCCGCCGACCAGCAGGTGCAGGCGGCCCGCACCAACACGGATCTGGCCGGGCAGCAGCTGCAGCAGGCGCGCGATCGCTTCGGGGCGGGCGTGGCGGACAACCTCGAACTGACGCAGGCCCAGGAAGCGGTGGCGGCCGCGTCGGACGCCTACATCTCCGCGCTCTACGCGCACAACGTCGCGAAAGCGTCGCTGGCGGAGGCGCTCGGCATCGGCGAAGCAGCGGTGACTCAATATCTCGGAGGACCTGTCCTCCGTAGCCCTCGTGAAGGAGGACGGCAGTAA
- a CDS encoding PadR family transcriptional regulator, which yields MAPKSDLLQGTLDLLILRTLSEGTMHGWGISQRIQQLSRDVLQVNQGSLYPALHRLEQQGLIEAEWGNSENNRQAKFYQLTRDGRKQLAEETKSWERLSTAVARVLAGL from the coding sequence ATGGCGCCGAAGTCGGACCTGCTGCAGGGAACCCTGGATCTGCTCATTCTTCGCACGCTCTCGGAAGGGACGATGCACGGGTGGGGAATCTCGCAACGCATCCAGCAGCTGTCGCGGGACGTGCTGCAGGTGAACCAGGGATCGCTCTATCCCGCGCTGCACCGGCTCGAGCAGCAGGGGCTGATCGAGGCGGAGTGGGGCAACTCGGAAAACAACCGGCAGGCCAAGTTCTACCAGCTGACGCGCGACGGGCGGAAGCAGCTCGCGGAAGAGACGAAGAGCTGGGAGCGTCTCTCGACCGCGGTCGCGCGCGTACTTGCCGGACTGTGA
- a CDS encoding Rieske (2Fe-2S) protein → MKTPDDESRRAFVQTIGCFAGALAALGISREVLAAPVTLVDGVQAGDDRMYPIPAADGVTVDRGAQVILVRAGGHVYAFALSCPHQNAAVKWVPQHNQFECTKHDSHYTADGTHVSGRATRNMDRMPIRKDGNVVHVDTAHVFQSDKDSHGWSAAEVTL, encoded by the coding sequence ATGAAAACCCCCGACGACGAGTCCCGTCGGGCGTTCGTCCAGACGATCGGCTGCTTCGCCGGCGCGCTGGCGGCGCTCGGGATATCACGCGAGGTGCTTGCCGCACCGGTGACCCTCGTCGATGGCGTCCAGGCCGGCGACGACCGCATGTATCCGATCCCTGCCGCCGACGGTGTCACCGTCGATCGCGGCGCGCAGGTCATCCTGGTCCGCGCCGGCGGCCATGTTTATGCGTTTGCCCTCTCGTGTCCGCATCAGAACGCGGCGGTCAAGTGGGTGCCGCAGCACAACCAGTTCGAGTGCACCAAGCACGACTCGCACTACACCGCCGACGGGACCCACGTCAGCGGCCGCGCGACGCGCAACATGGATCGGATGCCGATCCGCAAGGACGGCAACGTGGTCCACGTCGACACCGCGCATGTCTTCCAATCGGACAAGGACTCGCACGGCTGGAGCGCGGCCGAGGTCACGCTGTAG
- a CDS encoding helix-turn-helix domain-containing protein translates to MKPHLCAKFHRAVELIGGRWTGAVIRLLLTDRMRFAELRSSIPDISDRMLSERLRELESEGIVARIVVPETPVRVEYQLTEKGRALEQALCAVGRWAERWVDAPPGGEDHVTKASPRQAGAVASRGRR, encoded by the coding sequence GTGAAACCGCATCTCTGCGCAAAGTTTCATCGGGCCGTCGAGCTCATCGGCGGCCGCTGGACGGGCGCGGTCATCCGTTTGCTTCTGACCGACCGGATGCGGTTCGCGGAGCTGCGCAGTTCCATCCCCGACATCAGCGACCGCATGCTCTCGGAGCGTCTGCGCGAGCTGGAAAGCGAGGGGATCGTGGCGCGCATTGTCGTCCCGGAGACGCCGGTCCGCGTCGAGTACCAGCTCACCGAGAAAGGACGCGCGCTCGAGCAGGCCCTGTGCGCGGTTGGCCGGTGGGCCGAGCGATGGGTCGATGCGCCCCCGGGCGGCGAGGACCATGTGACGAAGGCGTCGCCGCGGCAGGCGGGTGCCGTCGCGTCGCGCGGCCGGCGGTAG
- a CDS encoding ABC transporter permease, producing MIRNLAVRLGSLFGREQQERELDAELRYHIDMLTEQHVQRGMPRELARREAMRLFGPIETVKDDVRDTWLSRFLEVAAQDVRYGLRSLRRSPGLSLVVILTMALGIGANTAIFSVVNGVLLRPLPYKGGERLVELHQGAGDPTDPANDLGFSVKDIADYRLSRSFSDVVEFHSMLFTLLGRAEPLRVSTGVVSANYFDVLGVQALHGRTFVEADDRPGAPAVLVLTYDSWVRQFDEDPLIVGKVFRLNDRPHTVVGVLPPVPLYNPQGSAAVDVFMPTSACPFRSRQSFVDSRSARMMSVVARVRPEATLLKSAADLDITAARLTKDYPKDYPQRDFRAVGLPLKDEMIDSFKPTLWTLLGTAGFVLLIVCASIANLLLARMARREQELSVRAALGATRARLLRQLLTESLLLAFAGGLIGLGLSALAMRLLVAFAGRFTPRAGEITIDLTVLAFTFGLSVLTGLVFGSIPAFSQRISAAPALRDGRRTSPAGQRLRRVLIVAQIGASFMLLIAAGLTLRSLMQVQNLDPGFRTEQLLTFSADMAFDRFPLTLKAADRRAKQSEYWRALEERLRALPGVATVGAAGTFPLNEAPPFNGRIVREARPLPPGVQPPAISVRIATPGYFTTLGQPLLAGRVFRAADSAAGPEVAIVNRTAARMYWPGENPVGTRIDSGNDTLITIVGVVADVRQQLDRAPGAEVYLPLFQSPLLQSTWILKTDLPARELEQSIRAAAHAHDADLPVSSFRMLEDVRSTTLTPRRVVVALIGMFGLLALVITAAGIAGVVAFSVNQRTQEFGIRMALGAQRGGLLSLVLREGLLLVVTGLGLGAAAAGILTRFVGQVLVTANPQANGPLLVGIPPTDMVTYIGVGATLILVALAACALPARRAATVDPMVALRAQ from the coding sequence ATGATCCGCAATCTGGCCGTCCGACTGGGATCGCTGTTCGGACGCGAACAGCAGGAGCGCGAGCTCGACGCCGAGCTCCGCTACCACATCGACATGCTCACCGAGCAGCACGTGCAGCGGGGCATGCCGCGCGAGCTGGCCCGCCGCGAAGCGATGCGCCTCTTCGGTCCGATCGAGACGGTGAAAGACGACGTTCGCGACACCTGGCTGTCGCGCTTCCTCGAGGTTGCCGCGCAGGATGTGCGCTACGGGTTGCGCAGCCTGCGCCGCAGCCCGGGCCTCTCGTTGGTCGTCATCCTGACGATGGCGCTCGGCATCGGCGCCAACACCGCAATCTTCAGCGTCGTCAACGGCGTGCTGCTGCGCCCGCTGCCCTACAAGGGCGGCGAGCGGCTGGTCGAACTGCACCAGGGGGCGGGGGATCCAACCGACCCGGCCAACGACCTCGGCTTCTCGGTGAAGGACATCGCCGACTACCGCCTGTCGCGCTCGTTCAGCGACGTGGTCGAGTTCCACAGCATGCTCTTCACGCTGCTCGGGCGAGCCGAGCCGCTGCGCGTCTCGACCGGCGTCGTCTCAGCCAACTATTTCGACGTCCTCGGCGTCCAGGCGTTGCACGGGCGGACGTTCGTCGAGGCGGACGATCGGCCCGGCGCGCCGGCGGTGCTGGTGCTGACCTACGACTCGTGGGTCCGGCAGTTCGACGAGGACCCGCTGATCGTCGGCAAGGTGTTCCGGCTGAACGACCGGCCGCACACCGTGGTCGGCGTGCTCCCGCCGGTGCCGCTCTACAACCCGCAGGGGAGCGCCGCCGTGGACGTCTTCATGCCGACGTCGGCCTGTCCATTCCGTTCGCGCCAGAGCTTCGTCGACAGCCGCTCGGCTCGGATGATGAGCGTGGTCGCGCGGGTGCGCCCCGAGGCGACGCTGCTGAAGTCGGCGGCGGATCTCGACATCACGGCCGCCCGGCTCACGAAGGACTACCCGAAGGACTATCCCCAGCGCGACTTCCGCGCCGTCGGCCTGCCGCTGAAGGACGAGATGATCGACAGCTTCAAGCCGACGCTGTGGACGCTGCTCGGCACGGCCGGTTTCGTGCTGCTGATCGTCTGCGCCTCGATCGCCAACCTGCTGCTCGCACGCATGGCGCGGCGCGAGCAGGAGCTGTCGGTGCGCGCCGCGCTCGGGGCGACCCGCGCCCGTCTTCTGCGGCAGCTGCTGACCGAAAGCCTGCTGCTCGCCTTCGCCGGCGGTCTGATCGGGCTCGGACTCTCGGCCCTGGCGATGCGGCTCCTCGTGGCGTTCGCCGGACGCTTCACGCCGCGCGCCGGCGAGATCACGATTGATCTCACCGTCCTGGCGTTCACGTTCGGGCTGTCGGTGCTGACCGGGCTCGTCTTCGGCTCGATTCCGGCTTTTTCTCAGCGGATCAGCGCCGCACCGGCGCTCCGCGACGGCCGCCGGACGAGCCCGGCGGGCCAGCGGCTGCGGCGCGTGCTGATCGTCGCGCAGATCGGCGCCTCGTTCATGCTGCTCATCGCCGCCGGCCTGACGCTGCGCAGCCTGATGCAAGTGCAGAATCTCGATCCCGGCTTCCGCACCGAGCAGCTGCTCACCTTCAGCGCCGACATGGCCTTCGACCGTTTTCCGCTGACGCTCAAGGCCGCCGATCGCCGCGCCAAGCAGAGCGAATACTGGCGGGCGCTGGAGGAGCGGCTGCGGGCGCTGCCGGGAGTCGCCACGGTCGGCGCCGCCGGCACGTTCCCGCTCAACGAAGCGCCGCCGTTCAACGGCAGGATCGTGCGCGAGGCGCGTCCATTGCCGCCGGGCGTGCAGCCGCCGGCGATCAGCGTGCGCATCGCAACCCCCGGCTATTTCACTACCCTCGGACAGCCGCTGCTTGCCGGCCGCGTCTTCCGCGCCGCCGACAGCGCCGCCGGCCCGGAGGTGGCGATCGTCAACCGGACGGCAGCCAGGATGTACTGGCCCGGCGAAAATCCGGTCGGCACGCGCATCGACTCCGGCAACGACACACTCATCACCATCGTCGGCGTCGTCGCCGACGTGCGGCAGCAGCTCGATCGCGCGCCGGGCGCCGAGGTCTATCTGCCGCTCTTCCAGTCGCCGCTGCTCCAGTCGACCTGGATCCTGAAGACCGATCTGCCGGCGCGCGAGCTGGAGCAGTCGATCCGCGCGGCGGCTCACGCCCACGACGCCGATCTGCCGGTCTCGAGTTTCCGCATGCTCGAGGACGTCCGCTCAACCACGCTGACGCCTCGGCGAGTCGTCGTCGCGCTGATCGGGATGTTCGGCTTGCTGGCACTGGTGATCACGGCAGCCGGCATCGCCGGCGTGGTGGCATTCTCGGTCAACCAGCGCACGCAGGAATTCGGGATCCGGATGGCGCTCGGGGCGCAACGCGGCGGCCTGCTCTCGCTGGTGTTGCGCGAAGGGCTGCTCCTCGTCGTGACCGGCCTGGGCCTCGGGGCGGCGGCCGCCGGCATCCTGACACGGTTCGTCGGACAGGTCCTCGTCACCGCGAACCCGCAGGCGAACGGCCCGCTGCTGGTCGGAATCCCGCCGACCGACATGGTCACCTATATCGGAGTCGGAGCGACGCTGATCCTGGTCGCACTGGCGGCGTGCGCGCTGCCGGCGCGGCGCGCCGCGACGGTGGACCCAATGGTTGCGCTGCGCGCCCAGTAG
- a CDS encoding YjhG/YagF family D-xylonate dehydratase — MPENPFDSADPSLLDVASQAEGPSGSLPFTPEMLLTRPSGDLFGWSQNAGMGWNPAALGGGDFLILSTHGGVRAPDGTPIALGYHTGHWEVGLLVEEAAKTLKAGGAVPFAGACTDPCDGRSQGTAAMFDSLPFRNDAAMIFGRLIRSLPTGRGVLGIATCDKGLPAMMMALAAARDLATVLVPGGVTLPPANGEDAARIQSIGARYAHGELTLEAAADLGCRTCASPGGGCQFLGTAATSQVVGEALGLSLGHTALAPSGQPIWLDMARRSALALQALERRGLATRSILTDRALRNAMITHAAFGGSTNLLLHVPAIAHAAGLTRPSARDWSEVNRLVPRLVDALPNGPRNHPTVQVFMAGGVPEVMLHLRRAQLLDTGVTTAGGGTLDAQLDAWEDSARRHRLRALLRERDGVDPDDVIASPDVAKRRGMVSTICFPHGNLAPQGSVIKSTAIDPSVVGADGVFRMTGPAKVFVTEPAAIAAIKERRIAAGDVLVLMGRGPMGAGMEETYQLTGALKYLPHGKHVAVVTDARFSGVSTGACIGHVSPEALAGGPLGRLRDGDPVEIVVDRNALTGTLNYVGGDDLAARLPHPDLAPDPRLPDHTRLWAALQDVSGGTWGGAVYDVDAILRTLDAGRRKPEAGS, encoded by the coding sequence ATGCCCGAGAACCCGTTCGATAGCGCAGATCCCTCGTTGCTCGACGTGGCGAGCCAGGCGGAGGGTCCCTCCGGCTCGCTGCCGTTCACGCCGGAGATGCTGCTGACGCGCCCCTCGGGCGATTTGTTTGGCTGGAGCCAGAACGCCGGGATGGGGTGGAATCCGGCGGCGCTGGGCGGCGGCGATTTCCTGATTCTCTCGACGCATGGCGGCGTGCGCGCGCCCGACGGTACGCCGATCGCGCTCGGCTACCACACCGGCCATTGGGAAGTCGGCCTGCTCGTCGAGGAAGCGGCGAAGACGCTGAAGGCCGGCGGTGCCGTGCCGTTCGCCGGCGCCTGCACCGATCCCTGCGACGGACGGTCGCAGGGCACGGCGGCGATGTTCGACAGCCTGCCTTTCCGGAACGACGCCGCGATGATCTTCGGCCGGCTGATTCGATCGCTGCCGACCGGGCGCGGCGTGCTCGGCATCGCGACCTGCGACAAGGGCTTGCCGGCGATGATGATGGCGCTGGCCGCGGCGCGCGATCTGGCCACGGTACTCGTGCCCGGCGGCGTCACGCTGCCACCGGCCAACGGGGAAGACGCCGCGCGCATCCAGTCGATCGGCGCGCGTTACGCGCACGGCGAGCTGACGCTCGAAGCCGCCGCCGATCTCGGATGCCGTACCTGCGCGTCTCCAGGCGGCGGCTGCCAGTTTCTCGGCACTGCCGCGACGTCGCAGGTCGTCGGCGAAGCCCTCGGCCTGTCGCTCGGCCACACCGCGCTCGCCCCCTCGGGTCAGCCGATCTGGCTCGACATGGCGCGCCGTTCGGCGCTGGCGTTGCAGGCGCTCGAGCGGCGCGGACTTGCGACGAGGAGCATCCTGACCGATCGCGCCCTGAGAAACGCGATGATCACCCACGCGGCGTTCGGAGGCTCCACCAACCTGTTGCTGCACGTGCCGGCGATCGCGCACGCCGCCGGGTTGACGCGGCCGAGCGCGCGCGACTGGAGCGAGGTCAACCGCCTGGTGCCGCGGCTCGTCGACGCGCTCCCTAACGGACCCCGCAATCATCCGACCGTGCAGGTGTTCATGGCCGGCGGTGTGCCGGAGGTGATGCTGCACCTGCGGCGCGCGCAGCTGCTCGATACCGGCGTGACGACCGCCGGCGGCGGCACGCTCGACGCGCAGCTCGACGCCTGGGAGGATTCCGCGCGGCGCCATCGGCTTCGTGCGCTGCTCCGCGAGCGCGACGGCGTCGATCCGGATGACGTGATCGCGTCGCCGGACGTGGCGAAGCGGCGAGGTATGGTCTCCACGATCTGCTTCCCGCACGGTAACCTCGCGCCGCAGGGCTCGGTGATCAAGAGCACCGCCATCGATCCCTCGGTGGTTGGCGCCGACGGCGTCTTCCGGATGACCGGGCCCGCCAAGGTCTTCGTCACCGAGCCCGCGGCCATCGCCGCGATCAAGGAAAGGCGCATCGCGGCGGGCGACGTGCTGGTGCTGATGGGCCGCGGTCCGATGGGGGCCGGGATGGAAGAGACCTATCAGCTGACCGGCGCGCTCAAGTACCTGCCGCACGGCAAGCACGTCGCCGTCGTTACCGACGCGCGGTTCAGCGGCGTGTCGACCGGCGCCTGTATCGGGCACGTCTCGCCCGAGGCGCTCGCCGGCGGTCCGCTCGGCCGGCTCCGCGACGGCGATCCCGTCGAGATCGTCGTCGACCGCAACGCGCTCACCGGCACCCTGAACTACGTCGGCGGCGACGACCTGGCCGCGCGTCTGCCGCACCCGGACCTCGCTCCCGATCCACGCCTGCCCGATCACACCCGGCTGTGGGCCGCGCTGCAGGACGTCAGCGGCGGCACGTGGGGCGGCGCTGTCTACGATGTCGACGCCATTCTAAGAACGCTGGACGCTGGCCGCCGGAAGCCGGAAGCGGGGAGCTGA